TATGGACGACACCAGCAACGTGTGGCCTTCTGCGAGAAATTCGTCCATTTCGGATTGCGACATAGTGATGTTTTTGCGCGCCATGGCGGCAATGTAGCGCATCGCTCGCACGTAGCGGGCCATCGTCGGATGACCCGGGAGGCGGACATAGAAGTACTACTCTGCAAGTCTTCAAGGCTTATCCGTCAATGCCGACGTTTAGATTACATGGCAGATACAGCATGTGAGGTCATAGGATGAGCCAGATTCGCGCTGGCGATCCGTCACGCTGGTTGGTCGCCCTGTCAACCGTCGTGTTGCTTTCGAGCGCTGCGGCGTTGGCGATCGTGATGGTTCGATACGCCTCTTCCACCTCTGCTTTTGGCCTCGAGGTCGACCGCCAACTCCTCATTACCGATCTCGAAGCTGCCGTTCTTGTGGAAGCCGACATCGCGGTCGAACTTGTCAGTGGGATGGTCGCTGACGGCAGTCTTGAGGACGCTGGACCGGGTGGGACTACCGGATTTGCCGCTGACGGCATGGACGATATGGGCATGGACGATATGGGCAGCCATCTGAGCCCGGCCGCCTTGTCGGATATGACCGCGTCCGAGCTGGCAGCCGCCATGTCTCTCTCACACCATGGTGGTGGCACAGACGCGGCTAATGATTTTGCTGCCATTGTGCAACGACTCCGCGGGATTACTCCAGACCAGGGGCTGAAAAGACTCGATGAGGTCGTATCCCTGCAGCAGACATTCCTGACGTCGATCGCTCAGCTCGATGCGCAATCGCACCAAGCATCGATCTCCATGGCGTTCTATCACTCCGATACCCAAGTCGCTGAGGTCGCTCTTCGCGGAGACGTGCAGGCGCTTTACCGGGAGGCGCTGCTGGGTCTCGAACAGGCGGTTGCAGACACCCGCGTTGCTGAAGGGCTTCTCCGTGTCGTGACCCCAGTCGTTTTGATTGCTGGGATCATCGCTGTGTTGGCGCTTGTCAGAACGCAAGCTACTCGGCGACGGGTCGTAACGCTCGAGCGCCTTGTAGCGGAGAAGGGCGAGTTCATTGCATCTGTCGGTCATCGGCTAAAGACACCACTGACTTCGATCATCGGCTTTGTCGACATGCTCCGCGACCCTAATGGAGCTTTCGATCAGCGTGAGCGTGACGAGTTTCTGGCCACGATTGCACATCAGTCGCGACTAATTGGTGGAACGGTCGACGATATGGAGGTTGCAGCGAGAAACCAGAACGGCGGGTTGGTAGTCGTGAGCGAGCGTGTGGATCTTCTCGCCGAGACCCAGAAAGCCCTCCAAACGTTGTCCGAGGCGCGTGCGGACATGGAGATCATCGGCCCTGCGCTTCCAGCCGTACGCGGAGACTCGGCTCGAGTTCGTCAGATCTTGCGCAACTTGCTGACAAACGCCGAACGCCACGGCACGGGCGAAATTCGGGTGGAGACAGGGATCGAGCTCGGAGAGGGATGCATACGCGTGAGCAGCAGTGGGCCGCCGATTTCCGAAGTCGACGAGGCTCGGATCTTCGCGTTCTGCGAGCGAGGTTACGACACCCCGGGCCTTGTAGCTGAGTTGGGGATCGGCCTTGCCGTGTCCTGCGAGCTCGCCCGACGGATGGGTGGCGATGTCACCTATTTACGCAAGGACGGACTCAATGTGTTCCAGCTTTCTCTGCCCTGCGATCCGCTTAAGCCGGGCGAGTCGCGCATTTTTGCCTTCGGCGCCGAACAACCCTCGATCGGTACCCACCGAGAGGGCGCCGTCGGTACCGTTCACTAACATGTCTGCATGGATGAGCGGTCGGTGGGCACGTGGGTTGTAAGCGGAGGGCGCTCGTCTGACCGAGGTTCGCCGCTCAATAGCCCGGTGGTTTTGGCATCGAACTTTCGAGCCGGTGGGCTGCGCACCTATTCTCGCGAGCACGGCACCGCCACGATTTCGGCGCTGGAAGAACTCGTAGGTCAACTTGAGGGTGGGCACGCCGTGGCGTTTTCGTCGGGCATGGGGGCCTGTGCGGCTGTGATCAATCTTCTGCCTGTCGGTGCGAATGTGTTGTTGCCGACCGACTGCTACCACGGCGTCTCTGCTCTCATTGACCAAGGCGTCGAGCAGCGGAGATGGTCAGCAACCCGCATCGATGGTGCGGACACACCAGAGTGGATCGAAGCCGCTGCAAATGCGGACCTCATCTGGTTGGAATCGCCGTCGAACCCGCTGCTCGCCGTATCAGAGATACCGTCCATCGCCGCAGCGGACCGCAAGCCGGGCGCGTTGGTCGTTGTTGATAACACTTTTGCAACGCCGCTCAATCAGCGTCCGCTTGACGTCGGAGCGGACATTGTGATGCATTCGGCCACAAAGTTTCTCGGTGGCCATTCGGATTTACTCTCTGGAGTGCTCGTGACGAAGGACCAGGATCTTGAGGAGTCGCTGCGCAGGCAGCGCACGATCGGCGGCGCAACACCGGGGGCGCTCGAGTCGTATCTGGTGACGAGGGGGATTCGGACATTGGTGGTGCGGATGCGTCGTGCTGAGCAGAACGCCGTTGTCCTGGCTGGTCGACTTTACGATCACCCCGAAGTAGTCAAGGTGCGCTATCCCGGTTTGCCGAGCCACGAATCGTACGAGATCGCTCAGCGCGTTCTTGATGGGCCCGGTGCAATGATGTCCTTCGACGTTTCTGGAGACGGTTCGCGGGCGACAAGGCTCTGCGATGCTCTGGAAATCATCCAACACGCAACGAGCCTTGGAGGTGTCGAGTCGACGATGGAGCGTAGGGCGCCGATTTCGGGGCAGGGGCATCTTCCCCCGACCTTGATCCGTTTCAGCGTTGGGATCGAGGACGTCGATGACTTGTGGCGGGACATTGTGCAGGCGCTTGAGGTGTCAAGGAGCCGCTGAAGATGTCACGGGGGGCGGTAGTCTTAATCGTATGACTTCACCAGTCGCATACGCAGAATCCTTGGTCAAAAAGTTTGGCGATTTCACCGCCGTTGACGGTATCGACTTCGAAGTCGCACCCGGCGAGGTGTTCGGATTCTTGGGCCCCAACGGTGCCGGCAAGAGTTCCACAATGAGGATGATCGGTGCGGTATCTCCTGTGACGGACGGCAAGCTACGTGTGTTCGACCTTGACCCGAGGACCGACGGTCCCGAAATTCGTGGTCGTATTGGTGTCGTCCCGCAAGAGAACTTGCTCGACATGGATCTCACGGTCTCAGAGAATCTGCTCATCTACGGCCGCTATTTCGACCTACCGCGCTCGCTGATCAAAGAGCGCATCGTGGAGCTGCTCGACTTCGCCCAACTCACCGACAAGAAGGATGCCAATGTCGATGCGATTTCTGGTGGCATGCAACGCAGGTTGACGATTGCAAGATCGCTCATCAACGAGCCGAGGCTTGTCTTGCTCGATGAGCCGACGACTGGTCTCGATCCGCAGGCTCGGCACATCCTGTGGGATCGGCTTTACCGGCTCAAACAGCAGGGCGTGACCCTGATAATCACGACCCACTACATGGATGAAGCCGAGCAACTCTGCGATCGGCTTGTTGTCATGGACGAAGGAAAGATTGTTGCGGAGGGTTCTCCGCGGGAGCTGATCCGCAAATACGCGACGCGTGACGTTGTCGAGCTGCGTTTCCCGGTCGGTGTCCAGGAGACCGTTGTTGCATCGTTGGAGCCCATGGCCGACCGACTTGAGATCTTGCCAGACCGCGTCCTCATGTATACGACCGACGGCGATTCCACGATGCGTGCGGTGAACGCGGCGGGCTTGGAACCAGAGACAGTGGTTGAGCGGCGTTCGAGCCTTGAGGACGTGTTCCTCAGGCTCACGGGACGGAGCCTGACCGACTGATGGCGACCCCAGGTGCGTTCCGCGCCCTCGAACACAACATCATCTCGTACAGACGTGTCTGGAAGGGGAGCCTGTTCTCGAACTTCGTCAACCCCATCCTGTTCCTGACGGCGATGGGGTTAGGACTCGGGTCCCTTGTCGACTCGGGCGAGCGCGTCGGGACGCTTGGAGCGACGTCCTATCTAGCGTTTCTCGCCCCGGGTCTGCTGGCTGCGACCGCCATGCAGACAGCGGCCTTCGAGTCGTCCTATCCGGTGATGGCGGGGATGAAATGGCGCAAGACCTATCACGCCGCCCTTTCCACCCCGATGCGGCCCTTCGACCTTGTCGGCGGGCAACTGGTTTTCGTCACGTTTCGACTTGTGGTGACGTGTGTGGTGTTTGCGATTGCTATCAGCCTTTTTGGAGCGGCGGATTTTGGCAGGGCGATGTTGGCGACTATCCCTGCGGTTCTCACGGGACTGGCGTTTGCCGCACCGATTACCGCGTTTGCGGGCAATCTCGAGCGGGACCAGGCGCTGGCCTCGCTATTCAGGTTTGGCATCGTTCCGATGTTTCTTTTTTCGGGGACCTTCTTCCCGGTCGATCAGATTCCCGATTGGCTAGAGCCACTCGTGTACGTGATCCCGCTGTGGCACGGCGTCGAGCTCACTCGCGCCGTCGCCCTGGGGACCAGCACGACCCTGTATCCGGCGGTGCATGTCGCTGCGCTGATCGGCGTGACGGCTGCGGGGTTCTTTCTTGCTGTGAAGGCGTTCGAGAAGAGGCTCATCAAATGACCTCTGGGACTCCCGTCGCCCGCATAGTCCCGGCGTCCGGGTTTGCGGGCAGGCGTGCGCGACATCTCGTGGAGCGCAATTTCATGGTGTACCGCCGAGCATGGATGGTTGTCTTCAGCGGATTTTTCGAGCCTATTTTCTACCTGTTCTCGGTGGGGATCGGCATCGGCCAGCTCGTCGGTGACGTAACCGGTCCCGGAGGTCAGCCGATCTCGTATGCAGCGTTTGTGGCGCCAGCACTGCTGGCCTCCTCAGCGATGAACGGTGCGATCTACGAGTCGACGATGAACATCTTTTTCAAGATGAAATTCTCCAAGATCTATGACGCGATCCTGGCGACACCGGTAAGTCCCTTGGACATAGCCGTCGGCGAGATTTCGTGGTCCCTGCTGCGAGGAGCCCTGTACGCCGTTGCGTTCTTGACAGTTGTCATCGTCATGGGGCTGATGCAATCCGTATGGGGCCTATTGGCAATACCGGCGGCGTTGCTTATCGGGTTTGCGTTTGGAGCCGTCGGGATGGCCGCGACGACCTATATGAGAACGTGGCAAGATTTTGACCTCATACAGCTTGTCACCTTGCCGCTGTTTTTGTTCTCGGCGACGTTTTACCCCCTCGACGTCTACCCCCGCACCATGCAGATCATCACGCAGTTTTCGCCTCTCTACCACGGCACAGTGCTGATTCGCAGTCTGATGCTTGGAGATGTGAGCGTCGGTCTTCTTGGGCATGTGCTGTTCCTCGTGGTCATGGGTCTAGTCGGCACTGTCGTTGCGGGCCGCAGGCTGGGGACTCTGCTCCTCAAGTAGTTCGAGCCGCCGTCCGTGGACGGCAGTGTGTGATGAGAACGCGACGGCTTGTGGCAGCGGCAACTGCTTGCGCGACTGGTCCTCGGACCAGCATTGTTTGGTGAGGTGTTTAGTGTCTGTACTTGCATCGCTCCGTAGCGACACACCGTCGTCACCTTTCACCTCAGGAGCCACCGATGTCCTACTCGAAACGCCGTCGCAGTTTCTTTGCCTTGACCGTGGTACTTGTCCTCATCGCCGCTGCATGTTCCAGTTCCACCAGCGAGAGCGACATCCGCGACTTCACCGAAATCCAGACGTCCGATTTCGAGTTCACCATTGACGCTAGCGGCGTCGTCAAAATGAACACGACCACGAGCGCCGAGGCGGCGTGTTCGATTGCGTGGGGTGAATCGGGCGAACTCGGGTTTTTGAATACCGACCTCGACATGCAGGGCGGTGGCCACAACAACCACGAAGTGATCCTCGTCGGAGCAGAACCAGGCAAGACATATTCGTTCAGAGTGCAAGGCGCCACTCCCGATGGGTCGCTGTTCCAGAGTCCGATATCGACATTCACGGTGCCCGAGCTACCCGAGAGTGGTGACAGCATGGGTGCTGACGATGCGACGGAAGATGGCGATGCCATGGCCGATGACAATGCGATGGCAGTGCATGGCGCAAACCTTGCCGAGGGCGCCGAGGTTCTCAGTGTCAGTTCAGAGTTTTCGGTTGCGTGGGCTGGTAGCAACGCGGTCGATGGTGACATGTCGACGGAGTGGGCGACCGCAGGCAGCGGTGACGACGCCTTTATTGAGATTGACCTTGGATCATCACAGCAGGTCGTCGGTGTCGAGTTCATCACCCGAACGATGAGCGACGGCACTGCAACTACCACGGAGTACACCGTGACGGTTGATGGTGGCGAGACCTACGGACCGTTTTCGGCAGGCGACCCGGGAGACGCCCGTTTTGCCGAAGCGATGTTCGAGGGCCAGGTACTCAGGTTCGAGGTTGTTGCATCGACTGGTGGAAACACCGGCGCTATCGAGGTGCGTGCCTTTGCCCCACCTGCTGGTTAGATGGACACCAAAACAGAAAGATGGTGCCGTGCTGCGATTGGGATGGTGTGAACCTATGCTGACACCGTGGGTCCGTGGATCGGAACACCCCGCGAACCGCTAGCTAGAGAGGTGTGACTGTGACAACCACGAAGAACCGATACGGAGTCTTTGTCGATGTTGAGGGATCGCTGGCGGACGTTCGTCCGCGCGTCGAGAGCCTTCTTGCGGGAGAGGGTTTCGGGATACTCAGCGTGATCGATATTCAGGCGACATTCAAGGCGAAGCTCGACAAGGATGTGCCACCCCAAGTAATACTTGGTGCATGCAACCCACCGTTGGCATATCGGGCGTTGACAAGCGAGGTTGATGTCGCTCTGCTGCTTCCATGCAACGTGACCTTGCGCGAATCGGGCGAAGGTCAGACGCGAGTGGGTTTTCTCGACATCGAAGCAATGGTCTCGATGGTCGACAACCCCGTCATGGACGAAATCGCCGCCGACGTCTCAGCACGGTTCGAACGTATCCAGCAAGCCCTTAGCTGAGACTGTGGCGTCCGCCCGGGCGCCAGACAGCATGAACCCGGCTGCACGGATGGACGCCAAAGCGGTGATTGTCGCGGGGCTTAGTAGTCGAGAACTACGGCGAGTGTGCCACGTGTGAACGACGACGTCTGCTCGAAACTCCCGCCGATACTTGTCACGATTTCACTGACGAGGTCGAAATCAGAGTCGGGAGCTACTTGAGCGATCAGCTGTAGGTCGGCGAAGAAGAACATGCCGTCCGAACCGAGCAGCTTGCGCACGTCGGCGAATGCCTTGCTGATCTTGTCGACCGAGGCACCTGGTGAAAGGGAGTCGATGAGTGCTCTGCTCGTCCCGGCCACGAGAGCATCGTCTTTGACTCCGAAGGTCACACCAGCCGCTCCGAACCCGAACGTCAGGAGTCCATCATCTTTGGCGAAACCAAACCCAAAGTCGTCAGCCGACGTCAACGATTCGAGCAGAGTGTCCACGGGTCCGGTGTCACCAAGCCCAATGCTGAGAGCGCCCGCGAGTTCGATATCCACGACGGCACTCAGAAGGCTGGGCTCATCTGCCACGATCAGTTGAAAAGGTCCGCTAATGGATCGGATCAGGTCAGCAGCGCTAACACCCGCTAGGAGTTCGGCCGAGGGATCGAATCCGAAGCTACCCAGACCGCTTGACAGGCCTCCTTGTTCAAGCTGGTCAAGGATCTCCTCCCCATTCAAGATGAACGACAGATAGGCCAGCGTACCGTCTGGCAGTTCCGATAGCTGCGGCAGATAACCGTCGAACCCGGGGACAGATGCTCCACCGCTTGCAACAATGTCAAATGTGAGGCCTGCGTCGCTCAGTGTCGCGGCGAACGCAACCTCCCCTACGTCGTCGATGTTGGCGAGGTCGCCAATGGTGTCAAGGAGCGAAGGATCGATACCCGCCGGTAGCTGATCGATACCTTGCGATCGAAGTGCGTCTCCGAGCGTTTCCAGAGAGAGCGCCACCACCGCCCCAGCGTCAACGTAGGCCGTGAGGAAACGGTTGTCGGGAAGCTCGTTGACAGCGTCAGTGTACGCATCGAGGTCTACAATGGAGTCTCCGTCGAGGGCTGCGAGGGCCGCGTCAATCATTGCACGCGTTGGCGAGATGAGCACCAGGTCGTCCGTGAGCAGGATGATGCCGCTGTCGTCCGCCCATTCCACTCCGTCTGCAACTGTTGTCGCAGTCAGCCCTTCTTTCGCCGCAGCAGCGTCAAAGAAGGCCTTGGCTTCGCCATGGTTACGCACTGCAATCACCGTGATCACCTCGACCGTGTCACCGTCGCGCCCGGGAAACACCGCCAATGCGCTTGAGCGTCCGAGCCACGGGAGCAGGTCTTCCCTGATTGAGATCCCAGAATCATCGTCGACTTTGTCGAGAAGTTCGTTCCAGCTCTTTGGGGAGTCGGCATCATTGGGAAACTGCGCCGCCAGTCTGTTGAACAGGCGCTCAAAACGACCACCGTCGACAACCTCGGTGAGGTTGATCGAGAGAACGATCGGCGCATCAGCCGGAATCGCCTCGAGCGCGGCATCGTCAACTCCCTTTGCTCTCGCTGATGTCCACGAAGCTGCTGCAAGAACTAACAACACGACTGCAATCCCGATACCGACGAACAACGCCCTCTTACTATTGCTTCCGCCGCCGTTGTCGTCGACGGATCCGGCCGTGGTCGTCGCTGAACCCCCCTCCGCGTTGGTGGATGTCGAGGGGGCGTCAGCTGCACCCGGGGACTTCTCTGCGTGCTCGGGAGCTGCTTCAGGTCCGTCCGTCTGGGTGGCGGCGTCTTTGGAAGATTCAAGTGGTTCGCCCCAACCGGGGTCGGCAGAATCCGGGATATCCGCGGGTTCTTTGGGTGTGTTGTGTTCGCTCATACTTCCCCAAATATCGGCATATTCTTGGTGCCTCTACAGCGAAGCGTAGGCCCAAGTATTGATTATCCCCTACACCGGTCGATAGTCAAGATTGCGCATTGCGTTGGCTCAACCGATAAGTCGCGCGATAATGAGCGGGTGTGCGATTCGCACGGGCGACCTTGATGGCGGCCGATGTCCTGACACGCATGAGAACACGTCGATTTGAGGACGAGGCAATCCCCCAACCCGTAGCGGTGGGGAGAAAGGCAAGAAAATGTCCGCTGGTTCTACAGCCCCACAGGGCACACCCGCTAAGAGCACACGCCCAAAGATGACGGCACCGAAGATCCGGGCGCTCAAGGGCATCCGGAAAATCAAGATGGTTACCGCATATGACCATCCATCGGCACGGGTCGCGGACCGCGCCGGTGCAGACATCATCCTCGTGGGTGATTCGGTTGCCAACGTCGTCCTCGGACACTCTGACACGCTGTCGGTTTCTGTTGACGACATGGTGGGGCATACCGCCGCCGTCACCTCGGCGAAACCAATAGCTTTGGTCGTGGGTGATATGCCGTGGCTGAGCTACCACTCCTCGCGCGCGGAAACCGTTCACAACGCGGGCCGGTTCATCCGCGGCGGCAAAGCAGAAGCGGTAAAGCTCGAAGGTGGGCGAAAACGTATCGATATGATCGAAGCGGTGCGCGATGCAGAGATCCCTGTGATGGGCCATCTGGGTCTCACCCCGCAATCGGTGCACACCATGGGAGGGTACCGCGTACAAGGCAAACAGGCGGGAGTCGCATACGACCTGATATCTGACGCAAAGGCGCTCGAAGAGGCCGGTGTGTTCGCGATCGTGCTTGAGGCCGTTCCAGATATCCTTGCCAACATGATCACCAAGGAGGTCGCTATTCCCACGATAGGTATCGGCGCAGGCCCAGGGTGCGATGGCCAGGTGCTCGTCTATCACGACCTACTCGGTTACGGCGAGGGCCATTTGGCCAAGTTCGTACGCCAATACGCAAACCTGTCCGACATTGCAGTCCGCGCCATGGAGGCGTGGTTTGCGGATATTGATAGCGGCGCGTTCCCGTCTGAAGATGAGACCTATCACATGCCCGCGGAATCGGCAGAAATGCTGGCCGCGCTCGGCCAATCCGGGTCCTCGAACCTGATGGCTGACGAGGCAATGGAACACTGAACACATCCGTGCCGCGAACTCTCGCGCTGATCGTGGCTAGTTCACTGGTTGCAGCGGCCTGCGCCTCGGGAGCGGACTCCGCGCCGGCATCAGATGGTCCCGGCGGTCCTCAACAAATCGATACCCAGGCCCCAAACCAAACATCTGCCGTACCCGGGCCGGAGTTCGTCAAGGTGGATCCGTTATTTGATCGGGCGACCATCGTTGTAGGTGGGGAGAGCCTCAACGTTGCGATCGCAGACACCGCTGGCAAACGTTCTCAGGGACTTATGTTCGTAACCGATTTGGGCGATATCGATGGAATGTTGTTCGTGTTTCAAGGCGGCGAGGTTCGGAGTTTTTGGATGAGTAACACCCCACTCGCTCTCGACATCGTTTTCTTTGACAATTTCGGGAACCCAGTCGGAGAACATTTGATGTTGCCGTGTTCCGACACGGCCGATGACTGTCCCAGTTACCTGTCGGATGGGTCTGCGACGTACGCCCTCGAGACTGCGGCTGGAGTGTTCGATTTCGGTGCGTCAGTTCTGGACGTCGCGACCGTTCCCTAACCTCGAGCGCAAGAACTCAGCCTGAGACGAGCCCGCCGTGCCAGACAGCATCGTTAGTTCCAGCTAATTCTTTGGGTTTGGACGGGTGCTGTGCCGCGCAACGGTTGCCAACTGGTGAGTGGTCGAGACCGCCGGTTCTCCCAGGGCTGGCCCGTGTTGGGCTGGGTGCCGCTGGGTTAATACCAAACCCGCTAGGACGATGACTGCCAGCGAAGCACACCAAGCTGCTGGGGTTATCGAACGCCGCCCTATCGCTGACCCTTGCACTGTTTGAGGGCCAGAAGATTCGGACTCCGGGGGGCGGGAATCTTGGGTTGCCCGTTGACAATCGTGAGCTCGATACCGCTCAACGTGGTCGTGTGGACGGTGTCGTCATCGCGTAAAGCACGGTACTGGACAACGGAGGCGAGGAAGCAATCGCCGTCTGCCAGCACGATGGGGTAGTCGATGTAGTAAAAGGTCGGATCCTTGGCGAGGACCATGTCGACTTCAAAGGGGATTGACGCGAGTTCGTTGTTCTGTCGATCGGAGATGGTGAGCGTACCGGTACCGTCAACCATGACGTTGCCGTCGTTGTCGACTGCAACCTCGAAGATCGCTCGTCCTGCTGACTATCTCCCTAAACGGATATCGGTCAGGGTGAGGTCGGTGACGATTTCGTCCCCCCCGCAATGACAACCGCTACCCCGACTCGTTGTACCACGTCGACCGCGAACTGCGGCTGGCCGTTTTCGGCCATTGTTTCTGGATTGCTGTCAGTCGCTACTCGCGCAACGAGGATTCCGGCAACGTGGTCGCCTGACCGAGCATCCTGTGGAACTGCGATGGTGAACCGGACGATCTGGGTTGCGCCGGGCTCAAGTAAGACCTCGTCCACGTCGAGCGTCACCCAGTCGGCTACACCGCCAGTGCTTCCGTCCGGGGTCCCGAACGATGTCCCACCATTGACCGCGGTAATCGCGTTGGCAACAAACACCCGTAGACGAACTTGCGACTCGCCTTCGTTGATCACGAGCGCGGTATCGACGAGGGTGTCGCCTGGTTCAAGACGATGGGTGAAATAGCTAAATGACGTAGCGTCGCCTTCTGATGCTTGGGCGGGGCGGATTCCAAATCCACCTCCGGGCTGGCTGCCGGCTTCCGTCGGCTCTTGGGCATGCGCAATCCCTGTGGTCCCATCGACAACGGAGAGAAATACAAGCAACATTGCAAAGACCCACGGCGTAGCAATTCGGACCGTTCTGGGTATCGCAGTCATGGGCCGACCGCTACGTCGACCGTCAACGTAGCCGAGTAGGTACCCGTGCACGTTTCGGCCAGGATTCGTGAGTTCAAGGCCGGGGGTGAGGTCGTACACGCCATTTCCGTCTCCCGTTGCTGCAGATGCGATCTTGAGGGGTGTGCCACCCAGGGACACAAACGCGGTCTGGGTGGACACCGGTCCGTTCGTGT
The sequence above is a segment of the Acidobacteriota bacterium genome. Coding sequences within it:
- a CDS encoding DUF916 domain-containing protein, yielding MLAHVVQARALVVTTAAVTFSSVTLDGTSQLVSGSTSAWRVNANGETGGWNLTVASTEFVTGSRTIAVSNVASRLLDADIVVVSGDTNGPVSTQTAFVSLGGTPLKIASAATGDGNGVYDLTPGLELTNPGRNVHGYLLGYVDGRRSGRPMTAIPRTVRIATPWVFAMLLVFLSVVDGTTGIAHAQEPTEAGSQPGGGFGIRPAQASEGDATSFSYFTHRLEPGDTLVDTALVINEGESQVRLRVFVANAITAVNGGTSFGTPDGSTGGVADWVTLDVDEVLLEPGATQIVRFTIAVPQDARSGDHVAGILVARVATDSNPETMAENGQPQFAVDVVQRVGVAVVIAGGTKSSPTSP